The genomic segment TGACCTCGTCAATGGGACGCTGGCTAGGGAATAGGGCGAAGAATAAATGATTGACGCCGACCTCTTGATACATGGCCAGCAGTTCTAAAAGCATTTTTCTTCCGACTCGGTACCCTAATCGAATCGGCGTGACCGACTCATCCGGATTTTCCGCTAGGTCCAAGTGAAGGGGCTGAATAAACGGCTTGAATACACCTGGCTGGTATTTCTGGACAAGCTCTCTCCATTCTTGGATGGCATGTGCTTGGTTGAATGGATCACGCGGGTAATAAATCCAGCCATCTCCGTTTTGCGCAAACCAGTCCATCGTTTGTTGGCTGTACCCCGTGATAAAGGTAGGAATGGGAGCAGTCGATTTTGGCACCAGATTCGCTCCATCAATCATGCCGTATGGCGAGTTGATTTTCGGGAAATGCTCTGCCATGACCTTCTGCAAGTATTCGTAGCCATCCCGAAACAACTCCGCACGCTCTTCATGTGGCACATTCAATCCAAGAAAATCAGCCCGTCTGTCGCCGGAAGAAATACCCATCATCAAACGCTGGGGAAACAAATTTTCGATGGTCGCTGTCTCTTTTGCCACTCGTAGCGGATGCCGCAGTGGAAGTACGATACTCGAGGTACCAAAAGCGATTTTTTTCGTTTGCGCAGCCAAATAGGTTAAATAAATCATCATGTCATAAATTTGCCCGGTTGCAGGGTCACCAAATGCGGGGTCCTGCAAAATCACATCGCGCAGCCAGATTCCGGTAAAGCCATAGTCTTCTGCCGCTTGGACGAGTTCAACCTGGCGCTCCATTGTCGGTGCATCCCATTCGTATGCCTCTAGCGGAATGTGAAATCCTAACGTCATCTTATCTTCTTGGAACATTCGCTGAAAACCGTAATGACCGTCAAATTTGCTCATAGATGTTCTCTCCTCACGTGACGTATATCGAAATCAACGGCGGACACATGCTTTGATCCGTATCCGCCGTCTTCGTACGATTAACGACGAGTTTTTTCCAGCTTGCTGCTGATTGCCGTGAGTAATGCTGCACCTAGCACCATCACTCCGCCGACCCATGGTGTATGAATCAGTCCGATGGTATCGACGATGATTCCTCCCACGAAGGCTCCAATCGCAATGCCGAGATTGAATGCCGCAATGTTAATGGCAGATGCTACATCAACAGCACTTGGCACGTATTTTTCAGCCAGCTGAACGACATATACCTGTAAGCCCGGTACGTTCATAAAAGCCAAGAGGCCCATCAGGATAATCGTGAGGGTTCCCACCCATTTGAACGGAGCGGTAAATGTTAAAATGATCAGGATGATCGCCTGAATGATGAACATCCAGCGCAGTGCTTTTATCGGATTCTTGTCAGCTGCTTTTCCTCCTACCGTATTTCCAATGGCTACCGCAATCCCATAGACGAGAAGAATCAGACTGACGGCACTTGCCTGATAACCTGTGATTTCTTCGAGAATCGGACCCAAGAACGTAAAGGTTACGAAGGTACCGCCGTAGCCCAGTGCCGTAATCCCAAAGACAAGCAACAGTGGTAAGTTTGTAATTATTTTCACTTGGTCTTTAATGGAAGCAGGCTTGGATTTTTTCAAATGACTTGGCACCAGAATCGCTGTCGAAATAAGTGCAATCACTCCAAGAATGGCAACTCCCCAAAAAGTCGCTCTCCATCCAAACATTTGTCCAATAAACGTTCCCAAAGGTACGCCTGTAACGGTTGCAACAGTCAGACCTGTAAACATCGTTGCAATCGCGCTGGCACGCTTGTTTTCTGGCACCAGATCGGCTGCAATCGTAGAACCGATGGAGAAAAATACCCCATGAGAAAACGCGGTAAAGAAACGGGCAATGATTAAAAGCGTAAAACTGCTCGACAGGGCTGCCGCACTGTTTCCGACAACAAAGACAATCATCAAAAGCATGAGCAGCATTTTCCGTGGAATTCGACTTGTGAGTGCTGTTATAATCGGTGCTCCAATAGCTACCCCTAATGCATATCCAGAAATAAGAAGTCCTGCTAAGGTTATGGTTACTTTCAAATCCTGTGCGACTGTCGACAACAAACCGACGATAACAAATTCAGTAGTCCCGATACCAAATGCGCTGATTGCGAGAGCAAGTAAAGCAAGAGTGGAGTTTTTCGTACCAGTTGCTTGCTGCTTCACGTTGGATGTAATCGTGCTCATCTGAGGTGTATCCTCCCTTAATTTTTCTTGCCATTCACAAAGCAGGGCCCTTACTTATCATGATTGGCGAATATGTTGGATCTGAATGCTATTATGTCTCATGCCTAACTTGATAGGAAGTACGTACTTTCAAGTATCATAGGCACTAAAAAGTACCTTATAGCCATAATCAAGCAACAAAAAAGCCGGGAAGACTGTCTTCCCGACTCATAATTTATCTCTCTTGCAGTGCTATTTTTAATCCCAATAAGATATAAACAGAACCTACGATCTTGCCACTCCAGCGGCCCAGCCAGGAAATTCGCTTCAACAGATGCCCCAATGGTCTGATGCTGATCGCAATCATCGCGGTGTAAAAGAACCCCAATATGGCGAAAATCAGTCCCAGGACAAGGAATTGAAAAATGGCTCCTCCACGCTCCGGATGCACGAATTGCGGCAGAAACGCCAGAAAGAACAACGCCGTCTTCGGATTCAGTACTTCTGCTAGGATGGCTTGCCCATACGATTGCAACGGTGGCAACGGTGTTACTTTTGGCACCTCTGGGTCAACCGGTTTTTCAAGCATGGCCCGAACCCCTAAATAGACCAAGTAAGCCGCTCCTGCATATTTTACGAGATTGAACGCCCATGCAGATGTCATCAATATCGCGGATAAACCGACCGCAGCAAAAATCGTATGAATGAAGTCGCCGGTGGCAATACCGAGCCCTGCCATGATCCCTGCTTTACGCCCCCCCTGTACGGTACGCGTCGCGGTTAACAGGACAGCGGGTCCCGGAATTAAAAAGAGGCCGATCACAACAGCCAAAAATGCCCCCATGGTAGTCCAATCAAACATGTGCTCTCCCTCTTTGTATCGAATATTCAAATTCTCTTCTTATCATAAACGATGTACAGCCAGAACGATACGGTATAGGCTTACTTTTCGCCTTCATGAGCTTGTGGCGGAAACAAAATTGTGATGGTCGTTCCCTCCCCCACTCTGCTATCCAACGAGATGATTCCCTTGTGTGCCTCCACGATCCCTTTCACAATCGTCAACCCCAATCCTGCTCCACCGCGTTCCCTTGCTCGCGAGCGATCTCCCCGATAAAAACGCTCAAAGACGTACGGGAGGTCCTTTTGATCGATGCCTGTGCCGCTGTCCTTCACCTGCAAACGGACCATTGTACTCGGTTTGTCTACCGTGACTACGACTTCTCCTCCCGCTGGCGTATGCTTGCAGGCATTCGTCAACAAATTGGCCACGATTTGCGCCAGTCTCTGCCTGTCCCCTTTGATCCAGACAGCGTGATCTCCTTTGAAATGAAAATTCACCTGCGCACGGGCAAACGTAGCGCTCATCGACTCGGTGACTTCTTTGACAACCTCACGCAGTTCCACCTCTTCACTGCGCATTTGCAAGGAGCCCGACTCCACCTGGATCACCTGATCTAAATCGCGGACGAGACGGCTCAAACGCAGTACCTCAGACCTTGTGTTTTCGAGATTTTTGGGAGTTGCTTCCCATATGCCGTCGATCATTCCCTCTACCTGCGCCAGCAAGGTGTTCAGTGGTGTTCGCAATTCATGGGCAATATCGGAGGTCAGTCGCTTGCGCAGCTCCTCTTGGTGCTCAAGACTTTGGACCAAGTTATTAAAAGCAGCGACCAATGAAGTAACTTCATCCTTTCCACGAGGCTCCGGTACGCGTATGGACAGATTGCCCCGCGCGACTCGTTGCGCTGCTGTACTCACTTGGACGACTGGGCGCACCATGGTTCGGGCAAGCGGAATGCTGATGATCATGACCAGAATGAGCAGCACAGCCATCGTCCACAACGTCGTGTTTTTATGCGCCCATTGAAAATGGCTTTCCAAAGTCATATATGCACTCCGGTCATCGTGACGAATCACCAGTTGCCCGATCATGACACCCTTACTGACAAGGGGAATCTTGTCGATACTGTAATTGCTCGTATGGATTGACCGCTTGCCCCACTCTTTTTTCACTTGTCGCTGTTGATCGAGGAGTGTGATATGCAATCCCAAGACCTCGGAAACCGCTTCAATCTTATGATAGGCTTCCGCTCCCCAGCCTTGATGGTCCTGATACGCCTGAAGTGCAACACGCGATATTTCTTGGTTATGCTGATTTCTCACTTCATTGGCATACATGGAAAAATGAACATCCATTTCCTTTACGGACAACAACGAGGAAAAAAGAACAGCGCAAGCGCCGACTGTCATGATCACAAAGGCGAGCTTTACCCATATATGCTTCATCTTGGCCTCACTTCTTCATGGGATCGTCAAAGCGATAGCCCAATCCATACACTGTCTTGATATATTCCGGGTGCTTCGGGTCTGCCTCTATCTTTTGGCGAAGATTTTTGATATGCGTATCAATGGTTCGGTCGTATCCTTCGAAATCAAAGCCCATGACCTCACGCACGAGCTCCTCCCTGCCCCACGTTCTCCCCGGATAACGGACAAGTGTTGTAAGCAAGCGGTATTCATTTGGCGTAACCTCCAAAACCACTCCATTTTTCGTGACTCTCTTCTCATTCATCGATATGGTCAAGTCTCCCACTTCGATAAAATCGGAGAGTGTTGAATAATCGCCTGCACGACGCATGACGGCTCGAACACGTGCTACGAGTTCTCTCGGGCTAAAAGGCTTGATCAAATAGTCATCCGCGCCAATCGTAAGCCCGCGAATCCGATCCGCCTCTCCACTTTTCGCCGTTAACATCAAGATCGGGACACGCGACTCTTTGCGAATTTGGACGCAGACTTCTTCCCCGCTCAAATCGGGAAGCATCAGATCCAAAATGATACAGGTCAATGAAATCGTCGTGGCCATTTCCACTGCTTCCTTGCCTGTTTGGGCTGTCAGAACATGATAGCCTTCCTTTTGCAGATAGGAGGACAATATTTCTAAGATTTGCGGCTCATCATCGACTAGCAAAATGGTAGACATGTGAATCCTCCCTACTCCTCTTATGTTTGATCCTTTCCTTTTTTCCAGAAAAGCAAAAAGACGAGAGCGCCTGCCAACAAGGCAAAGAGCAAGCGAAACTTGTTTTCACTGAAAGTAATCAGATCATGACCGACGAATGTTTCAAATACCATCGACGGCACTTTTCCAAGCAGGGTCGCTACTAAAAATTGCACGAAGGTGATATTCGTCAAAGCCGCGCCCAAATTGACTACACCGGAAGGCATCATCGGATTCAACCGGAGCAAAACGATGGCAAGACATTTGCGAAAACTCGTCGTTCCGTTGATCGCATGTACCCATTTGAATGATTTCAGTTTTTCGCGCCGATCTGCTTTTTTGATCGTGTAGCGATAAAGGAAAAAGGCGATGCAAGCACCCGCCACCTCTCCCGTTAAGGAAATCAAGAACCCTCCGTACAAGCCAAACACTACTGCATTCGCACCCGATAAAAAAATGGACGGCAATACACCTGCCACACTGATCACGATGTTCAATAATATACTGCCGATAATCCCCAGCATCCCCAAAGAGCGAATCCATTCCGCCAGGGCTTCTATATTCGTTATCCAATCCATCCGTCTGTATGACTCCCCTCTGCCACTCTCTTTCTAGAGTAAACGAAACTTGTGAAGAAATCATGGAAAAAAGCAAAACAGTCGTAGCCTGATCGACTACGACTGCTTGTATGATTTGCTGCACCATTATTCTTCAGCGATCGCGATGTACAAATCGACTTGCGCGTTGTTGGGATCAGCGCAGCGCACTCCGTCATATCGTTCGAAATCTCCGGTAAATGTCCGCTTGTTCCCCGGTTGATAGGACCACTCCCACACCTTCGCCCACGCTTCCATCACAACCTCTACCATCGGGCCTACGCGAGTCGTAAATACGGCATAGGTAGAAGCGGGCAGAGTCTTGACCGTGAGCTCAACAGGCAGCTCCCCGGTATTTTCGACGACGGTTCCTACTAACATGGAGTACTCACCGGTCTCATCACTTTCGTAATCGGAGTACACCCCCAGAACAACACCCGGCTCTTTTTGATGGGGAGTTTTGAAAGGATGCTCTTCTTGATAATAGCGCTGCCACAGTCCCCCAATTTTCCCATTCGGTCCGCATTCCGCCTCATTCGTTGTCCGAATTTGCAAGCCAGCTACACGCATTTCATCCAGTTTGATAATCGTTGGGTTCATCATTAACCACGCTCCTGTAAGAGTTTGTTTACATGACTTAGTATAACGACCATACCCTGACAACTATCTGTCAACGTTTACGCATTTATTCATAAAGTTTCGCCATTCTTTTTACCGTATCCCCCATTCTCTGCCTCACATGCGCAGGCTCATGTACACACAGGGCATCGCCAAAGCTAAGCAGCATACCATTTAACCACTCATCGTCTGT from the Brevibacillus brevis genome contains:
- a CDS encoding sensor histidine kinase — encoded protein: MKHIWVKLAFVIMTVGACAVLFSSLLSVKEMDVHFSMYANEVRNQHNQEISRVALQAYQDHQGWGAEAYHKIEAVSEVLGLHITLLDQQRQVKKEWGKRSIHTSNYSIDKIPLVSKGVMIGQLVIRHDDRSAYMTLESHFQWAHKNTTLWTMAVLLILVMIISIPLARTMVRPVVQVSTAAQRVARGNLSIRVPEPRGKDEVTSLVAAFNNLVQSLEHQEELRKRLTSDIAHELRTPLNTLLAQVEGMIDGIWEATPKNLENTRSEVLRLSRLVRDLDQVIQVESGSLQMRSEEVELREVVKEVTESMSATFARAQVNFHFKGDHAVWIKGDRQRLAQIVANLLTNACKHTPAGGEVVVTVDKPSTMVRLQVKDSGTGIDQKDLPYVFERFYRGDRSRARERGGAGLGLTIVKGIVEAHKGIISLDSRVGEGTTITILFPPQAHEGEK
- a CDS encoding MFS transporter translates to MSTITSNVKQQATGTKNSTLALLALAISAFGIGTTEFVIVGLLSTVAQDLKVTITLAGLLISGYALGVAIGAPIITALTSRIPRKMLLMLLMIVFVVGNSAAALSSSFTLLIIARFFTAFSHGVFFSIGSTIAADLVPENKRASAIATMFTGLTVATVTGVPLGTFIGQMFGWRATFWGVAILGVIALISTAILVPSHLKKSKPASIKDQVKIITNLPLLLVFGITALGYGGTFVTFTFLGPILEEITGYQASAVSLILLVYGIAVAIGNTVGGKAADKNPIKALRWMFIIQAIILIILTFTAPFKWVGTLTIILMGLLAFMNVPGLQVYVVQLAEKYVPSAVDVASAINIAAFNLGIAIGAFVGGIIVDTIGLIHTPWVGGVMVLGAALLTAISSKLEKTRR
- a CDS encoding GyrI-like domain-containing protein, which codes for MMNPTIIKLDEMRVAGLQIRTTNEAECGPNGKIGGLWQRYYQEEHPFKTPHQKEPGVVLGVYSDYESDETGEYSMLVGTVVENTGELPVELTVKTLPASTYAVFTTRVGPMVEVVMEAWAKVWEWSYQPGNKRTFTGDFERYDGVRCADPNNAQVDLYIAIAEE
- a CDS encoding TVP38/TMEM64 family protein is translated as MDWITNIEALAEWIRSLGMLGIIGSILLNIVISVAGVLPSIFLSGANAVVFGLYGGFLISLTGEVAGACIAFFLYRYTIKKADRREKLKSFKWVHAINGTTSFRKCLAIVLLRLNPMMPSGVVNLGAALTNITFVQFLVATLLGKVPSMVFETFVGHDLITFSENKFRLLFALLAGALVFLLFWKKGKDQT
- a CDS encoding LLM class oxidoreductase codes for the protein MSKFDGHYGFQRMFQEDKMTLGFHIPLEAYEWDAPTMERQVELVQAAEDYGFTGIWLRDVILQDPAFGDPATGQIYDMMIYLTYLAAQTKKIAFGTSSIVLPLRHPLRVAKETATIENLFPQRLMMGISSGDRRADFLGLNVPHEERAELFRDGYEYLQKVMAEHFPKINSPYGMIDGANLVPKSTAPIPTFITGYSQQTMDWFAQNGDGWIYYPRDPFNQAHAIQEWRELVQKYQPGVFKPFIQPLHLDLAENPDESVTPIRLGYRVGRKMLLELLAMYQEVGVNHLFFALFPSQRPIDEVIDELGQEVLPYFPAHIDMPEQF
- a CDS encoding LysE family translocator; this encodes MFDWTTMGAFLAVVIGLFLIPGPAVLLTATRTVQGGRKAGIMAGLGIATGDFIHTIFAAVGLSAILMTSAWAFNLVKYAGAAYLVYLGVRAMLEKPVDPEVPKVTPLPPLQSYGQAILAEVLNPKTALFFLAFLPQFVHPERGGAIFQFLVLGLIFAILGFFYTAMIAISIRPLGHLLKRISWLGRWSGKIVGSVYILLGLKIALQER
- a CDS encoding response regulator transcription factor yields the protein MSTILLVDDEPQILEILSSYLQKEGYHVLTAQTGKEAVEMATTISLTCIILDLMLPDLSGEEVCVQIRKESRVPILMLTAKSGEADRIRGLTIGADDYLIKPFSPRELVARVRAVMRRAGDYSTLSDFIEVGDLTISMNEKRVTKNGVVLEVTPNEYRLLTTLVRYPGRTWGREELVREVMGFDFEGYDRTIDTHIKNLRQKIEADPKHPEYIKTVYGLGYRFDDPMKK